Proteins from a genomic interval of Alosa alosa isolate M-15738 ecotype Scorff River chromosome 8, AALO_Geno_1.1, whole genome shotgun sequence:
- the fdft1 gene encoding squalene synthase isoform X3, whose amino-acid sequence MSESLRTCYVYLNQTSRSFAAVIQALDGELRHAVCIFYLVLRALDTVEDDMSIPLERKVPMLTGFHSFLYQPDWSFSDSQEKDRQVLQDFPTISVEFRNLGQEYQDVIVDICHRMGVGMAEFLEKKVGSMAEWDRYCHYVAGLVGVGLSRLFSASRLEDAEVGGDSELANSMGLFLQKTNIIRDYLEDTREGRAFWPEEAWSKFASRLEDFAEPHQLTAGLGCLNMLVTDALRHVPDVISYLERLRNQSVFNFCAIPQVMAIATLSACYNNPMVFQGVVKIRKGQAVTLMMQATNMGAVKGIIAQYSQEMLQKVCVSDPSCERTLHVLSVIRERTLCEDSLASRAPHLSPVYLSAAMLLAALSWQYLSATATASAPPGSTDMQGH is encoded by the exons ATGAGCGAGAGCTTGCGGACATGCTACGTCTACCTCAATCAGACCAGCCGAAGTTTCGCAGCCGTCATCCAAGCGCTGGACGGAGAGTTAAG GCATGCGGTGTGCATCTTCTACCTGGTGCTGCGCGCTCTGGACACGGTGGAGGACGACATGAGCATTCCGCTGGAGCGCAAGGTTCCCATGCTCACGGGCTTCCACAGCTTCCTGTACCAGCCTGACTGGAGCTTCAGCGACAGCCAGGAGAAGGACCGCCAGGTGCTGCAGGACTTCCCCAcg atctcgGTGGAGTTCCGTAACCTGGGGCAGGAGTACCAGGATGTGATCGTGGACATCTGCCACCGCATGGGTGTGGGGATGGCCGAGTTTCTAGAGAAGAAAGTAGGATCCATGGCAGAGTGGGAtagg tacTGTCACTACGTGGCTGGCCTGGTGGGCGTGGGCTTGTCTCGGCTCTTCTCGGCGTCGCGGCTGGAGGATGCGGAGGTGGGCGGGGACTCTGAGCTGGCCAACTCCATGGGGCTGTTCCTGCAGAAGACCAACATCATTAGGGACTATCTGGAGGATACACGCGAGGGCCGCGCCTTCTGGccagaggag GCCTGGAGTAAGTTTGCGTCTCGTCTGGAGGACTTTGCTGAGCCGCATCAGCTGACCGCTGGGCTGGGCTGCCTCAACATGCTGGTGACCGACGCACTGCGCCACGTCCCCGACGTCATCAGCTACCTGGAACGCCTCCGCAACCAGTCCGTCTTCAACTTCTGTGCCATCCCacag GTGATGGCGATAGCGACGCTGTCTGCGTGCTACAACAACCCCATGGTGTTCCAGGGAGTGGTGAAGATCCGCAAGGGCCAGGCAGTCACGCTCATGATGCAGGCCACCAACATGGGGGCAGTGAAGGGCATCATCGCCCAGTACAGTCAGgag ATGCtgcagaaggtgtgtgtgtcagacccgTCTTGCGAGCGCACTCTGCACGTGCTCAGTGTGATCCGTGAGCGCACGCTGTGTGAGGACTCGTTGGCGTCGCGTGCGCCTCACCTGTCCCCCGTCTACCTGTCAGCCGCCATGCTGCTGGCCGCTCTCAGCTGGCAGTACCTGAGCGCCACGGCAACCGCATCCGCCCCCCCCGGCTCCACCGACATGCAGGGCCACTGA
- the fdft1 gene encoding squalene synthase isoform X2 — MDILKSLGHPEEIFNLFKFKMGGCRTVMPKLDYESMSESLRTCYVYLNQTSRSFAAVIQALDGELRHAVCIFYLVLRALDTVEDDMSIPLERKVPMLTGFHSFLYQPDWSFSDSQEKDRQVLQDFPTISVEFRNLGQEYQDVIVDICHRMGVGMAEFLEKKVGSMAEWDRYCHYVAGLVGVGLSRLFSASRLEDAEVGGDSELANSMGLFLQKTNIIRDYLEDTREGRAFWPEEAWSKFASRLEDFAEPHQLTAGLGCLNMLVTDALRHVPDVISYLERLRNQSVFNFCAIPQVMAIATLSACYNNPMVFQGVVKIRKGQAVTLMMQATNMGAVKGIIAQYSQEMLQKVCVSDPSCERTLHVLSVIRERTLCEDSLASRAPHLSPVYLSAAMLLAALSWQYLSATATASAPPGSTDMQGH; from the exons ATGGACATCCTCAAGTCACTGGGACACCCCGAGGAAATATTCAACCTCTTCAAGTTTAAAATGGGCGGCTGTCGAACTGTCATGCCGAAACTGGACTAC GAATCCATGAGCGAGAGCTTGCGGACATGCTACGTCTACCTCAATCAGACCAGCCGAAGTTTCGCAGCCGTCATCCAAGCGCTGGACGGAGAGTTAAG GCATGCGGTGTGCATCTTCTACCTGGTGCTGCGCGCTCTGGACACGGTGGAGGACGACATGAGCATTCCGCTGGAGCGCAAGGTTCCCATGCTCACGGGCTTCCACAGCTTCCTGTACCAGCCTGACTGGAGCTTCAGCGACAGCCAGGAGAAGGACCGCCAGGTGCTGCAGGACTTCCCCAcg atctcgGTGGAGTTCCGTAACCTGGGGCAGGAGTACCAGGATGTGATCGTGGACATCTGCCACCGCATGGGTGTGGGGATGGCCGAGTTTCTAGAGAAGAAAGTAGGATCCATGGCAGAGTGGGAtagg tacTGTCACTACGTGGCTGGCCTGGTGGGCGTGGGCTTGTCTCGGCTCTTCTCGGCGTCGCGGCTGGAGGATGCGGAGGTGGGCGGGGACTCTGAGCTGGCCAACTCCATGGGGCTGTTCCTGCAGAAGACCAACATCATTAGGGACTATCTGGAGGATACACGCGAGGGCCGCGCCTTCTGGccagaggag GCCTGGAGTAAGTTTGCGTCTCGTCTGGAGGACTTTGCTGAGCCGCATCAGCTGACCGCTGGGCTGGGCTGCCTCAACATGCTGGTGACCGACGCACTGCGCCACGTCCCCGACGTCATCAGCTACCTGGAACGCCTCCGCAACCAGTCCGTCTTCAACTTCTGTGCCATCCCacag GTGATGGCGATAGCGACGCTGTCTGCGTGCTACAACAACCCCATGGTGTTCCAGGGAGTGGTGAAGATCCGCAAGGGCCAGGCAGTCACGCTCATGATGCAGGCCACCAACATGGGGGCAGTGAAGGGCATCATCGCCCAGTACAGTCAGgag ATGCtgcagaaggtgtgtgtgtcagacccgTCTTGCGAGCGCACTCTGCACGTGCTCAGTGTGATCCGTGAGCGCACGCTGTGTGAGGACTCGTTGGCGTCGCGTGCGCCTCACCTGTCCCCCGTCTACCTGTCAGCCGCCATGCTGCTGGCCGCTCTCAGCTGGCAGTACCTGAGCGCCACGGCAACCGCATCCGCCCCCCCCGGCTCCACCGACATGCAGGGCCACTGA
- the fdft1 gene encoding squalene synthase isoform X1, with protein MAGACCKCSTSLSVFKRSLSVTSRGSGPASRPIHTWGRLGERGVHEGCLAARPSALKAASSYRHPVFLYFSCQESMSESLRTCYVYLNQTSRSFAAVIQALDGELRHAVCIFYLVLRALDTVEDDMSIPLERKVPMLTGFHSFLYQPDWSFSDSQEKDRQVLQDFPTISVEFRNLGQEYQDVIVDICHRMGVGMAEFLEKKVGSMAEWDRYCHYVAGLVGVGLSRLFSASRLEDAEVGGDSELANSMGLFLQKTNIIRDYLEDTREGRAFWPEEAWSKFASRLEDFAEPHQLTAGLGCLNMLVTDALRHVPDVISYLERLRNQSVFNFCAIPQVMAIATLSACYNNPMVFQGVVKIRKGQAVTLMMQATNMGAVKGIIAQYSQEMLQKVCVSDPSCERTLHVLSVIRERTLCEDSLASRAPHLSPVYLSAAMLLAALSWQYLSATATASAPPGSTDMQGH; from the exons ATGGCTGGAGCGTGCTGCAAATGTTCCACGTCTCTGTCGGTGTTCAAACGCTCTCTGTCCGTCACCTCACGGGGGTCCGGTCCTGCCTCGCGACCGATCCATACGTGGGGAAGGCTGGGCGAGAGAGGTGTGCACGAGGGGTGTCTGGCGGCTCGTCCCTCCGCACTGAAAGCGGCTAGCTCTTACCGACACCCTGTGTTTCTCTACTTCTCCTGTCAGGAATCCATGAGCGAGAGCTTGCGGACATGCTACGTCTACCTCAATCAGACCAGCCGAAGTTTCGCAGCCGTCATCCAAGCGCTGGACGGAGAGTTAAG GCATGCGGTGTGCATCTTCTACCTGGTGCTGCGCGCTCTGGACACGGTGGAGGACGACATGAGCATTCCGCTGGAGCGCAAGGTTCCCATGCTCACGGGCTTCCACAGCTTCCTGTACCAGCCTGACTGGAGCTTCAGCGACAGCCAGGAGAAGGACCGCCAGGTGCTGCAGGACTTCCCCAcg atctcgGTGGAGTTCCGTAACCTGGGGCAGGAGTACCAGGATGTGATCGTGGACATCTGCCACCGCATGGGTGTGGGGATGGCCGAGTTTCTAGAGAAGAAAGTAGGATCCATGGCAGAGTGGGAtagg tacTGTCACTACGTGGCTGGCCTGGTGGGCGTGGGCTTGTCTCGGCTCTTCTCGGCGTCGCGGCTGGAGGATGCGGAGGTGGGCGGGGACTCTGAGCTGGCCAACTCCATGGGGCTGTTCCTGCAGAAGACCAACATCATTAGGGACTATCTGGAGGATACACGCGAGGGCCGCGCCTTCTGGccagaggag GCCTGGAGTAAGTTTGCGTCTCGTCTGGAGGACTTTGCTGAGCCGCATCAGCTGACCGCTGGGCTGGGCTGCCTCAACATGCTGGTGACCGACGCACTGCGCCACGTCCCCGACGTCATCAGCTACCTGGAACGCCTCCGCAACCAGTCCGTCTTCAACTTCTGTGCCATCCCacag GTGATGGCGATAGCGACGCTGTCTGCGTGCTACAACAACCCCATGGTGTTCCAGGGAGTGGTGAAGATCCGCAAGGGCCAGGCAGTCACGCTCATGATGCAGGCCACCAACATGGGGGCAGTGAAGGGCATCATCGCCCAGTACAGTCAGgag ATGCtgcagaaggtgtgtgtgtcagacccgTCTTGCGAGCGCACTCTGCACGTGCTCAGTGTGATCCGTGAGCGCACGCTGTGTGAGGACTCGTTGGCGTCGCGTGCGCCTCACCTGTCCCCCGTCTACCTGTCAGCCGCCATGCTGCTGGCCGCTCTCAGCTGGCAGTACCTGAGCGCCACGGCAACCGCATCCGCCCCCCCCGGCTCCACCGACATGCAGGGCCACTGA